From the genome of Magnolia sinica isolate HGM2019 chromosome 12, MsV1, whole genome shotgun sequence:
TCCTATCTACAACATACTCAATGGGCTGTTTAATTTGAGTAacatatatgccatgtgtaccaATGCAAGCGcacgtgtatcatccatcacactaccCGAGCATAAATCCTATTTGGTATTGCCAATCAATAATGGTGACCACAGAGGTGGGAAGGTGTGCATTTAATATGTGTAGGTACATGTATGCATTCATGTGTTTTCTAAGAGTAGACGGCGATTTATTATATCATTAATGGTTAGCGATGAGATTCTTGTAATATTTCATTCAAATTCATCTTATAACTTGATTTTATCAAGCCCATCCacattttaggtggaccacatgtatTCTGAGTAAGATCACTGGCCGTCCTTTGATGATCTAGCCCTCCTGATGATTAATCATCATGATTTTTGAGCTAGGTGATCTTCGGAAATACCataaaaagatttggatcaataaaATCATCAAAGATTTGAGGATGGAGTAGCGAAACGAAATTCAGGCATGAGGTCCACTGCAACCCATTTCattaaggttgtgtttggattcTTCATTATTGGATTGCCATATTTcagtttgataacatgttaattaaAGCAATTAGGTCTAGCCCCACTTACTTTAATACAATGGTTGCAATCACTTTTTCATTTCGTCTGTTGTAGATTGAAAAATTGCAATTGGTTTGAAAACGATTTcaaaggctctctctctctctctctctctctctctctctctctctctctgtgacaATGTTCTAGATTTCATTAGCTGCTGTACCATAGTTCGAATTTCAAactaaaactaataaatttattattaatCTACATTTAAAATAGTTATGTTTAAGAAAATCTTGTAGAGTAGGTGAAATAAATAAATGTGAGTGATTAAGCTGTTGTCACAATTAATGTGTCTGACGGTTTTGGATGAGTCCACGTGATGACTCGATGTGTCTTGACAATTGAGGACCAAGCAACACACCAGAGCGGGTTTCCTACTTTGTCATCCTGAAATCTTTTCTAGTCCAGTCACCGAGATCTGGAACGAGTTGTCTCAACTCGACCGAGTTTTGAGTCAACTCACCGAGTTTTATAAGTATGGTACGCCTAACATTAATAGAGAAAGATCCTGCAATAGCGTAGCAAAGAATATCACTTACCTAGCTCAGAAGCAGCCACACGTACGTAGATATCCTGCCCTCCATCAGAATACACCTCGAGATCAATTAAATCTCCACCCCACATCATACACCCACTCCCACCTCCATTAATATCAGCACTAGAATAAGCCGTGCAAGAACAATTCTTCAAACACTCATCTTCACACTCCTTCTGGCTAGCACGTGTGTCAACTCGAGCGTGAAGAGTATCAGGTAACTTCGCATGGGCCAACTTGAAGAAGCCATCTCCCTTCTCACACTCCAATGGTCTTCTCCTCACACACCCATCCGACCCATCTCTCAAATACCAGTCCTGAGGTGACCTGGGCTCGAACCCATGCAAACATTCACACGACGGCGCCTGATTCGCGTTGCAGCCAGCATACGTGCCACATTGAGCATATTGATCGCAGCGTTGCCCCGGGGTGGCCCAGAACAGATTCCATCGATGGCTCCTATCTAACCATGTCAGTCTTTGGAGTTCACCGGATCCATTCAACACCATCCTTGAGATAACCGACGCATTGTAGAGATCGTATGTGAAATAAGTTTCGTGTTCATTGGCAACGTAACGGAAATTGAATATGAAGTTTAGATTCATCTCTGGCACGCCACTGAGCCGCTGCCCGTTCCATGGCCCGCTTCGCCAAACCCGTTCCGATCCCTTCCATAGAATGAACTGGGGCAAGCCTCGTGAATCAAGCCGGAATGAGAATTCCCCATGTGCCGGATCATTGGGGGACTTCCATGATGTTACGTACCGGTCTATGCCGGTTCTCCTGTCCACACCAACTTTCATGCCTGGTAACACAGTGTCCGTTGGATGATCAAAGCTCTCCCACAATATCCTCCCTTCATTATCACTTAACAGCAAATTACCTGAATCCAGTAGCCTGGCAGTTGAATAATTTGTGGCATCCGTACCATTAATTGCAGACCACAGGGTGCGACGACTTGCATCCAAGAGTACTATATTGCCGTTGACGATTGTAAGTACACCGGAGGAATTCGTAAGCGGGTTTTCTCTGTTGGCGACCCACACAACCGTTCGCTCCCTGATGTGGTTGTACCATATCCCAACATAACGGTTCCTTGAATTGCCAGGGCTAAAGAACCCTAATACGAACTTCTCGCCAGCAGAAACTAGGGTTTCACCATCATCGATGGTTTGAGTTGGAATTATGGTGTCGATTGGTGTGCAAAATgggaagagaaagaaggaaatgaGTAATGGATGCGAAAAGCGGAGAAGAAAAGCCATGATGCAAAATGCTTCGTTTCTCATCGTATTGTCAAATGTATCAATTTCTGGTTAAATGGTATGCCTTGTTTGGTCG
Proteins encoded in this window:
- the LOC131221728 gene encoding receptor-like serine/threonine-protein kinase SD1-8 isoform X2, with amino-acid sequence MRNEAFCIMAFLLRFSHPLLISFFLFPFCTPIDTIIPTQTIDDGETLVSAGEKFVLGFFSPGNSRNRYVGIWYNHIRERTVVWVANRENPLTNSSGVLTIVNGNIVLLDASRRTLWSAINGTDATNYSTARLLDSGNLLLSDNEGRILWESFDHPTDTVLPGMKVGVDRRTGIDRYVTSWKSPNDPAHGEFSFRLDSRGLPQFILWKGSERVWRSGPWNGQRLSGVPEMNLNFIFNFRYVANEHETYFTYDLYNASVISRMVLNGSGELQRLTWLDRSHRWNLFWATPGQRCDQYAQCGTYAGCNANQAPSCECLHGFEPRSPQDWYLRDGSDGCVRRRPLECEKGDGFFKLAHAKLPDTLHARVDTRASQKECEDECLKNCSCTAYSSADINGGGSGCMMWGGDLIDLEVYSDGGQDIYVRVAASELDSKRLLDKKKMMILIITIILGAILFASCGCYLWRRQKKREGSGENERNHGINEIELEESTKGSELPLFDLHVVAAATNNFSSENKLGEGGFGPVYKGKLMNGEEIAVKRLSKNSGQGSEEFRNEILLIAKLQHRNLVRIIGCCTQGEEKMLIYEYMRNKSLDWFIFDEMRRVLLDWTQRFKIIMGIARGVLYLHQDSRLRIIHRDLKASNVLLDDEMNPRISDFGMARIFGGNQTQANTNRVVGTFGYMSPEYAMDGLFSVKSDVFSFGVLLLEIINGKRNNSCFSDDPSQNLIRYAWGLWNEGRGLELVDSSMVSSCPTNEVRRCIQVGLLCVQENAKDRPTMASVVFMLGIDTAMPTPKQPAFCVRRRLNNEGSPTSGTGSYSINEVSITDLQAR
- the LOC131221728 gene encoding receptor-like serine/threonine-protein kinase SD1-8 isoform X1; its protein translation is MRNEAFCIMAFLLRFSHPLLISFFLFPFCTPIDTIIPTQTIDDGETLVSAGEKFVLGFFSPGNSRNRYVGIWYNHIRERTVVWVANRENPLTNSSGVLTIVNGNIVLLDASRRTLWSAINGTDATNYSTARLLDSGNLLLSDNEGRILWESFDHPTDTVLPGMKVGVDRRTGIDRYVTSWKSPNDPAHGEFSFRLDSRGLPQFILWKGSERVWRSGPWNGQRLSGVPEMNLNFIFNFRYVANEHETYFTYDLYNASVISRMVLNGSGELQRLTWLDRSHRWNLFWATPGQRCDQYAQCGTYAGCNANQAPSCECLHGFEPRSPQDWYLRDGSDGCVRRRPLECEKGDGFFKLAHAKLPDTLHARVDTRASQKECEDECLKNCSCTAYSSADINGGGSGCMMWGGDLIDLEVYSDGGQDIYVRVAASELDSKRLLDKKKMMILIITIILGAILFASCGCYLWRRQKKREGSGENERNHGINEIELEESTKGSELPLFDLHVVAAATNNFSSENKLGEGGFGPVYKGKLMNGEEIAVKRLSKNSGQGSEEFRNEILLIAKLQHRNLVRIIGCCTQGEEKMLIYEYMRNKSLDWFIFDETRRVLLDWRQRFNIIMGIARGVLYLHQDSRLRIIHRDLKASNVLLDNEMNPRISDFGMARLFGGNQTQANTNRVVGTYGYMSPEYAMDGLFSVKSDVFSFGVLLLEIINGKRNNSYFSDDPSQNLIRYAWELWNEGRCLELVDSWMLSSCPTNELQRCIQVGLLCVQENAKDRPTMASVVFMLGIDTVMPTPKQPAFCVQKSFNSKDSSSSRTGSCTINEVSITDLQAR
- the LOC131221728 gene encoding receptor-like serine/threonine-protein kinase SD1-8 isoform X4; translated protein: MRNEAFCIMAFLLRFSHPLLISFFLFPFCTPIDTIIPTQTIDDGETLVSAGEKFVLGFFSPGNSRNRYVGIWYNHIRERTVVWVANRENPLTNSSGVLTIVNGNIVLLDASRRTLWSAINGTDATNYSTARLLDSGNLLLSDNEGRILWESFDHPTDTVLPGMKVGVDRRTGIDRYVTSWKSPNDPAHGEFSFRLDSRGLPQFILWKGSERVWRSGPWNGQRLSGVPEMNLNFIFNFRYVANEHETYFTYDLYNASVISRMVLNGSGELQRLTWLDRSHRWNLFWATPGQRCDQYAQCGTYAGCNANQAPSCECLHGFEPRSPQDWYLRDGSDGCVRRRPLECEKGDGFFKLAHAKLPDTLHARVDTRASQKECEDECLKNCSCTAYSSADINGGGSGCMMWGGDLIDLEVYSDGGQDIYVRVAASELDSKRLLDKKKMMILIITIILGAILFASCGCYLWRRQKKREGSGENERNHGINEIELEESTKGSELPLFDLHVVAAATNNFSSENKLGEGGFGPVYKGKLMNGEEIAVKRLSKNSGQGSEEFRNEILLIAKLQHRNLVRIIGCCTQGEEKMLIYEYMRNKSLDWFIFDETRRVLLDWRQRFNIIMGIARGVLYLHQDSRLRIIHRDLKASNVLLDNEMNPRISDFGMARLFGGNQTQANTNRVVGTYGYMSPEYAMDGLFSVKSDVFSFGVLLLEIINGKRNNSYFSDDPSQNLIRYGPQNMMIWIKTYSMPTMCIDVTLCQSIEILLPSSRNFFLEH